The Streptomyces sp. SS1-1 genome has a segment encoding these proteins:
- a CDS encoding alpha/beta hydrolase: MAYTPSWPDRTVRTGRGHFVNTCVPKSLRSKATTLTTSDGVHLSALVLGEGPDGVLLDHEQGYNICSFVDIGRELAQRGYHVVIPEYRNHGASEKSADNEHIDRDARAGLAELRRVGATRVFLAGASCGGTTAAIAGADTPLRVTGLLMMSSPARCGGLDAVAAVRKYKLRVPTMLVVSPGDMEGAVEKQVREVYAASSARNKELVIDKSGFHGTDMIKRTGAAGTALHNRVITFVTDSYAASR, from the coding sequence GTGGCGTACACACCGAGCTGGCCCGACCGGACGGTGCGCACGGGACGGGGGCATTTCGTCAATACGTGTGTGCCGAAGAGCTTGAGGAGCAAGGCCACCACCCTGACGACCAGTGATGGTGTGCACTTGTCGGCGCTGGTCCTGGGAGAGGGGCCTGACGGCGTGCTGCTGGACCATGAGCAGGGCTACAACATCTGCTCGTTCGTCGACATCGGACGCGAACTGGCACAGCGTGGCTATCACGTGGTGATTCCCGAGTACCGCAATCACGGGGCGTCCGAGAAGTCGGCCGACAACGAGCACATCGACCGTGACGCCCGGGCAGGGCTGGCTGAACTGCGCCGTGTCGGTGCCACGCGGGTCTTCCTGGCCGGGGCGTCGTGCGGAGGGACGACGGCGGCGATCGCCGGCGCGGACACGCCCCTTCGAGTGACGGGCCTTTTGATGATGTCCTCGCCCGCTCGATGCGGTGGGCTGGACGCCGTCGCCGCGGTGAGGAAGTACAAGCTGCGTGTTCCGACCATGCTCGTGGTGTCTCCCGGTGACATGGAAGGCGCGGTGGAGAAGCAGGTCCGTGAGGTGTACGCCGCCTCTTCCGCCCGCAACAAGGAGCTCGTCATCGACAAGAGCGGGTTCCACGGAACGGACATGATCAAGCGGACCGGAGCCGCAGGGACAGCGCT
- a CDS encoding SigE family RNA polymerase sigma factor, giving the protein MAAALACEGSFPHSRWRWLLARISQGRIDPGSKGRPADTASEEIGMLYRHRRLDLVRLAVLLVDDIPTAEDVVQEAFAGLYRRHGDALDSIADPEAYVRRSVVNTSRDVLRRRRTVRAFIPPRVLPAPPPEDEVLLKEEHQEVLRALRQLTLRQREVLVLRYWSNMTEADIATTLGLSRGAVKSTASRAIAALARRLEEAS; this is encoded by the coding sequence ATGGCTGCCGCGTTGGCCTGTGAAGGCTCCTTCCCCCACAGCCGGTGGAGGTGGCTGCTCGCACGCATCTCCCAGGGCCGAATAGACCCCGGCTCAAAGGGACGACCCGCCGATACGGCGTCCGAAGAGATCGGCATGCTCTATCGCCACCGCAGACTCGACCTTGTGCGCCTGGCTGTCCTCCTCGTCGATGACATCCCCACCGCCGAGGACGTCGTCCAGGAAGCCTTTGCAGGGCTCTACCGCCGGCACGGCGACGCGCTTGACAGCATCGCCGACCCCGAGGCCTACGTACGGCGCAGCGTCGTCAACACCTCCCGGGACGTGCTGCGCAGGCGCCGTACCGTGCGCGCCTTCATCCCTCCGCGCGTCCTTCCAGCGCCCCCACCCGAAGACGAGGTCCTCCTCAAAGAGGAGCACCAGGAAGTGCTGCGCGCATTGCGGCAGCTCACCCTGCGCCAGCGAGAGGTCCTCGTTCTCAGGTACTGGTCCAACATGACCGAAGCGGACATCGCCACCACGCTCGGTCTCTCCCGCGGCGCCGTGAAGTCCACCGCCAGCCGGGCGATCGCAGCCCTGGCCAGAAGACTGGAGGAGGCCTCATGA
- a CDS encoding YtxH domain-containing protein, translating to MRYRLTFVVGLAVGYVLGTRAGRERYEQLKKTAREISHNPAVRNTAETAAQQGRVFAGKAYHTVSDKVGDRVPASVADRVRNLRERSAHNGGGEDDWGTSNT from the coding sequence ATGCGCTACCGGCTCACGTTCGTCGTCGGACTCGCCGTCGGTTACGTGCTCGGCACTCGCGCCGGACGCGAGCGCTACGAGCAGCTGAAGAAGACGGCCAGGGAGATCTCCCACAACCCCGCGGTGCGCAACACCGCCGAGACGGCGGCCCAGCAGGGCCGGGTCTTCGCGGGCAAGGCGTACCACACGGTCAGCGACAAGGTCGGGGACCGCGTTCCCGCGTCAGTCGCCGATCGCGTCCGCAACCTCCGTGAACGCAGCGCGCACAACGGAGGCGGCGAGGACGACTGGGGCACCAGCAACACCTGA
- a CDS encoding FGGY family carbohydrate kinase, translated as MGIVAGLDSSPDFTRIVVCDTDTGAVLRQGYAPHPVESPDGGRPSDVDPQAWLLSLGEAAGGGLLEGVQAIGVSAQQNALVPVDAQGNTVRPAMTGGDKRAQVAAADLIDALGGREAWAQAVGCVPQAAQPVTKLRWLAKTEPEHAARTAVLLQAHDWLVWQLLGRPVRRTTDRGGASSTGYWSAAGGVYRSDLVELALGHAAMLPEVIGPSQAAGTTPEGLLISAGTGETMAAAFGLGIGLGDAVVSLGASGSVMAVHPEALMDGSGIITSLADATGMHLPVVTTLNAVRTLRGTAELLSLPDLESLSDLAMKSTPGAHGLVLLPYLEGERTPSLPHTAGTLSGLRRESMKPEHLARAAFEGMLCGLADALDVLRGRGVEVRRVFLLGAAAELPAVQAAAPSLFGTQVVVPQPADYAAIGAARQAAWALGATQGTLDPRTPPLWQGPAGQVLEPGDELAVGQAVRQQFVSVREQTHPGAFR; from the coding sequence ATGGGGATAGTCGCCGGGCTGGACAGTTCGCCCGATTTCACTCGCATCGTCGTCTGTGACACGGACACGGGTGCCGTGCTCAGGCAGGGGTATGCCCCGCACCCGGTGGAGTCGCCGGACGGCGGGCGCCCCTCCGACGTCGACCCGCAGGCGTGGCTGCTCTCCCTCGGTGAGGCGGCCGGCGGCGGACTGCTGGAGGGCGTGCAGGCCATCGGCGTGTCCGCGCAGCAGAACGCGCTGGTGCCGGTGGACGCGCAGGGCAACACGGTGCGCCCCGCGATGACCGGCGGCGACAAACGTGCCCAGGTCGCGGCGGCCGATCTGATCGACGCGCTCGGCGGGCGCGAGGCGTGGGCGCAGGCGGTGGGGTGCGTGCCGCAGGCGGCGCAGCCGGTCACCAAGCTGCGCTGGCTGGCGAAGACGGAGCCGGAGCACGCGGCGCGCACCGCCGTCCTGCTGCAGGCGCACGACTGGCTGGTGTGGCAGCTGCTCGGCCGGCCGGTGCGCCGGACCACGGACCGGGGCGGGGCCTCCAGCACCGGGTACTGGTCGGCGGCGGGCGGTGTCTACCGTTCCGACCTGGTGGAGCTGGCGCTGGGCCACGCGGCCATGCTGCCCGAGGTGATCGGCCCCTCGCAGGCGGCCGGTACGACGCCGGAGGGGCTGCTGATCTCCGCGGGGACCGGCGAGACCATGGCCGCCGCGTTCGGGCTCGGCATCGGGCTGGGCGACGCGGTCGTCTCGCTCGGCGCGTCCGGGTCCGTGATGGCGGTGCACCCCGAGGCGCTCATGGACGGCTCCGGGATCATCACGTCGCTGGCCGACGCGACCGGGATGCATCTGCCGGTCGTCACCACGCTCAACGCGGTGCGCACGCTGCGCGGCACCGCCGAACTCCTGTCGCTGCCCGACCTGGAGAGCCTGTCCGACCTCGCGATGAAGTCGACGCCGGGCGCCCACGGCCTCGTCCTGCTCCCCTATCTGGAGGGTGAGCGGACGCCGAGCCTGCCGCACACCGCGGGCACGCTGTCGGGGCTGCGCCGGGAGTCGATGAAGCCGGAGCATCTGGCGCGGGCGGCGTTCGAGGGCATGCTGTGCGGGCTCGCGGACGCGCTGGACGTGCTGCGCGGCCGGGGCGTGGAGGTGCGGCGCGTCTTCCTGCTGGGGGCGGCCGCCGAGCTGCCGGCCGTACAGGCGGCGGCGCCGTCGCTGTTCGGGACGCAGGTCGTGGTCCCGCAGCCCGCCGACTACGCGGCGATCGGCGCGGCCCGGCAGGCGGCGTGGGCGCTGGGTGCCACGCAGGGCACTCTCGACCCGCGGACCCCGCCGCTCTGGCAGGGACCGGCGGGCCAGGTGCTGGAGCCCGGCGACGAGCTGGCGGTGGGCCAGGCGGTGCGCCAGCAGTTCGTGTCGGTGCGGGAGCAGACGCATCCCGGGGCGTTCCGGTAG